Below is a window of Rhizobium jaguaris DNA.
GTCTGCGATCGGCTGCTCGGTTGCCTGACGCCTGGTGCACATGCAACATGGCTTGGTAGCGAACGTCTCGAGTTCCTGGCGCTCGATCGCAGCCGCTTGCTGTATGAACGCCCTGCCCGCCCCGTTGAACTCCCACCATATGCGGAACACGCAAATTTGATGTCCCCTCACGACGGGGTCGGGCTCGGTGACTTGATGCGCCGCATGCTGAATCCGAAGGCTGGCGGACGCAATCATGAGCCGGCTGACCCATCGCGACACACATTCGGCCGTCGTCTCTGAGCTTTCCCTTAGGTAAGACAACTTTACCTTAAGAAGTTTCGGCTAGTGATTGCATGAAACATAATCGGTTCAAGAAGCCTTTTCATGCATTCATTCCAGCCAGCCCAGACGATGCGGCCAAACCAATTGGCAGGGAATGCGCCTCGCAGGGATCAGGGGACCTTTCAGCGGGTTCCGATCAACATGCAGGGCCGCTTGATGTTGGCCAATTACGAAGAATTCGAATGCTTGGTTACCGACATGTCGCCGGGCGACATGTATGTGGCTTGCCAGGGCCGTCCGCGCACCAATGAGCGCGTCGTGGCCTATATCGACCATCTCGGCCGCGTCGAGGGCCATGTCGTCGCCGTCGACGGCCGTGGTTTCAGCATGTCGATCAACGCGACCGACCGCAAGCGCGAAAAGCTTGCCGCTCAGCTCACCTGGCTGGCCAACAAGCATGAACTCGGTCTGCCGGAAGATCGTCGCCACGATCGCCTGACACCGCGCACCAACCTCAGCGAACTGGCGCTGGAAGACGGCACGCGCTATGTCTGCCGCATCATGGATCTGTCGCTCTCGGGCGCTGCCGTCGACGTCGAGGCACGCCCACCGATCGGAACGCCGGTTCGTCTCGGTAACATGCGCGGTCGCGTCGTTCGCCACTTCATGGAAGGCGTCGCAATCGAGTTTCTCTCGGTACAATCCCGCGAGACGTTGCGCGAATTTCTCTAATCCGTTCATTCTGCTGTCACATCGATACTTGAAATAGCGGCGTTTCGCCCCTCTGTCTGCGTGATGGCCGATGAAGACGCTCTATCCTGAAATCGAGCCCTTTGATCAGGGCATGCTGGATGTTGGTGATGCCCAGAGCATCCGCTGGATGCAATCGGGCAATCCGGACGGCATTCCCGTCGTCGTCCTGCATGGCGGTCCGGGGTCGGGCAGTTCCGCCAGCACCCGCCGCTTTTTCGACCCGGAACACTATCGCATCATTCAATTCGACCAACGCGGTTGCGGTGGGAGCCTGCCGCATGCGTCCGAGCCGGAGGCCGATCTTTCCGCCAACACGACATGGCATCTGGTTGGCGACATCGAGCAGCTTCGGCTTTTCCTCGGTATCGAATGCTGGTTGGTCTATGGCAACTCCTGGGGCTGCACTCTGGCGTTGGTCTACGCTGAGGTCCATCCGGAACGTGTTGCGGCCCTCATTGTCGTTGGCGTCACCATGACACGGCAATCCGAGATCGATTGGCTCTATAACGGTCTGGCCCGCTTCTTTCCCGAGGAATGGGAGCGGTTCCGTGCAGCCCTTCCGGAGAGCGAGCGCGGCGGCGATCTGGTTACCGCATATCGTCACCTCCTCCGCAATCCCGATCCGGCCGTCCATGTCAAAGCCGCGAAGGACTGGCACGACTGGGAATCGGCTTCGATCCTCGTCGACCCGCGTGCGACTTTGCCGGGCCGTTGGTTCGATTCTCGGTATCTTACCGCAAGGGCACGTATCATCACGCATTACTTTCACCATCGCGGCTGGCTGGAAGAGGGACAGATATTGAGGGACATCGATCGGCTTGCAGGTATTCCTTGCACGATGATCCAGGGCCGGCTCGATCTCGAGGCACCTGTTGTCACAGCGTGGGAGCTGTCACGGGCGTGGCCGGCGGCCAGATTGGTCATTGTTCCCAATTCGGCCCATTCGCCGGCGACACTGGAGATGGCGGCGGCCATCGTCGAAGCAACAAACGAATTTCGCACGATTGTCGTTGCCGGCAAAAAATAATCAAAAATTTTTTGAACGCTTTTTCCCAAAATGGCACAGCGCAATGGGAATCTGGGCTATCGGCAAGTTTCCGACCACGTGCTGAGCCGAGGCGACCGTCCCGTTTCGGCTCAGCCATCGTCCAATGCTGTGCCTCCCCGATTTCTGCGGTCGGAAACAAAATCTTTTGAAAACAAGAGGATATGAGGATTCTCAATGCGCTGGCCCGCGCGGGAAAACATTCAAATTTTAATCGAATTCTCCGAAAGTTTGATTCAAGCTTTGCTCTCATTTTACGACAATTCGATCCTTATTTGAATCAACTAAGTCCTTAATTTAACTGCGTAATTTTGCGTCGGGTAAAAGCCTGCATGTCATTCTGATCCCAATAAAACAGGGACACGGACATGAGCTTTCAATTCCTTCTTCGCGGCTATGCCGCAATGGCTCTCTTTACCTTCGGCTGTCTCGGCTTCGCCCATGCGACGCCGGCCACCATGACGCTCACCGGCGATGCTGCGCCGCCGATCGGTCATTACGAGTTCTGTAAGGAAAATCCGAAGGAATGTGCCTATGCCGGCGGCGATGCCGGTCCTGCCATCCTGACCGAAGACCGCTGGAAGACCATCCTGAAAATCAATTATACGATCAACACGACGATCAAGCCGATGACCGACATGGAACTCTATGGCGTTGAAGAAAAATGGGCAATCGCGACCACCGCCGGCGACTGCGAGGATTACGCTCTGCGGAAGCGCAAGGAACTGATCGACGCCGGCTTTTCTGTCTCCGATCTGCTGATGACCGTCGTGCTGCAGCCAAACGGCGAAGGCCATGCCGTGTTGACGGTACGCACCGATCGCGGCGACTTCATTCTCGACAACATGCGCAATAAGGTGAAGCTCTGGTCGGATACCGAATATACTTTCTTGAAGCGCCAGTCCGCCGACGATCCGGCCCGCTGGGTCAAGATACAGGATGGCCGCGCCGTCGCGGTCGGCAGCTTGAGGTAAGTCTCACTTCTCCACGCGATCGCCGGTGACCTAGCACTGGCGGTCTGGATCAAGGGCTCCGGTCTGTCCCCGCATTTCTGTCCTGACCGGCGCCTCGGAGCCGTTCCCGCTGTCCCGGGAACGGCTCTTTTCGTTTCCGGAGCGTGCTTGGAATGATCTGAGGAAAAGTGCCCGGCGGCTCCTTGCCCGGAATTGTGGAAAACAAAAAAGATAGAGCGATTTTGCGATGCCATGAAAAGCTTAAGCGCGCCGGCCCGAAATCTGCCCCGATTTTCAGAAAGGTATATGCGCCAATAAATATGCGCACCAATGCATTCTTAACGACTCGTTAACCATCATGGCGGCAATCATTCGATAGCGAGACTCGTTAGGGGTCTTGAGCCGCGGCGGGTACGTCATTGACGATGGTTTCCAAGGCGGAATGGAACCGAAGGCAAGAGCATGACCCCTCCTCTGTCGTCCGCCCCCACGATCGACGAACAGCCGCTAATATCGAGCGGCCTGGTTTACCGTCTCACGGCCGGCATTGCCGTCCTTGCAGCCCTTACAGTTGCCATCACCATCGGCGGCCGCTGGCTCGGCGAGAAGATCTCGCTGGCCGGCCACACGGACAGTGTCAAACCGATCACGGTGACGATCGGCGAAGATTCATTGCGCCTTGGCGCCAATACCATTCGCTTCCCGAGCGAACGGGTAAACGGCGTTGCCGAGCGCATCGATCTTTACCTCACTTGGCCGCAAATGCAGGGCTATAGCGATGCCGACCGTCTACGGTTTGACGATATTTCGCAGTCTGCCTCGCTGATATTCCTGCAGCTCAGCCAGGGCACGATGTCGCGGGACATGTCCGGCCGGCTGGAGCCGATCTATTCGCATCTGATGGACGGTGCAGCCTTCGCCGGTCCGCATGGGCTGACGACACATCGTCTGCGCGCCGACGCCGGCTATAGCGACGAGGTGCTTCTGACGGCGCCGCGCGTTGGCGAGCCGGATTATGTCGTGCGCTGCATCTTGCCCTCCTCGCCAGATCGGGCGACCAGCGGCGACTGCCAGAGAGATATCAAGGTCGGCAAGGATCTCAGTGTGCTCTATCGCTTTTCCAGCAATCAGCTCGGGGACTGGCAGAGGATGGACGCTGCCGTCCGGAGCTTCGTCAATACCCGCCTCGTCGATGCGCCCGGCGCTGGCGGCATCTCGGTAAGTGATGACTAAAATGACGCGGAAACTTGAAACCACCTGTTCATCATAAACCGATTGGTAACGCTAAGCCCCTACTCTTAAACCCCAACGGGCGTTCATGGAGGCGGCGGCCGGATAATTGAGAACGTAAATGCAAGCAGAGAGTGAAGTAGTGTCCAGATCAATTTTCTCCGTATCCTCATCGCACTCCGGCAAGTTGCTGGCGAGGGTGTTGTTCGGTTTAGCAATCACGACGGCGACGGCGACGGTGACGGTCGATGCATCGAATGCAGCCGGCGGCCCGAAATATGCGGGCATCGTTATTGACGCGAACACGGGCAATGTTCTCTACAGCGAAAATGCGGATACGCTTCACTACCCCGCTTCGCTTACCAAGATGATGACGCTGTATCTGACGTTCGAGGCGCTCGAGGCCGGCCGGATCACACTCGATACCCCTGTTGTCTTTTCGCAGCATGCTGCCTCTCAGGCCCCGACGAAGCTCGGCATCGGTACGGGCCGCTCGGTGACCGTTCGCGAAGCGATCCTTGGCATCGTCACCAAGTCTGCCAATGATGCGGCTATGGCGCTTGGCGAAATGCTTGGTGGTTCTGAAGACAATTTTGCCCGTATGATGAACAACAAGGCACATGCGCTCGGCATGACGCGCACGACCTATCGCAACCCGAACGGCCTGCCGAATACCGCGCAGATGACGACGGCGCGCGACCAGGCCCGTCTGGGCGTCGCCCTGCGCGAACACTTCCCCGCATATTACGGCTTCTTTTCCCAGACGAGCTTCCGTCTCGGCAACAGAGTGATCCCGGGTCATAACCACCTGCTCGGCGCGATCCGCGGTGTTGACGGCATCAAGACGGGTTATACCCGCGCCGCCGGATATAATCTTGCGACTTCGGTGAAAGTCGACGGCCGGTCGATTGTCGGCGTCGTACTCGGTGGCGCCTCGACACCTGCGCGCGACAACCAGATGCGCAAGCTGATAGCCGCTTACCTGCCCCAAGCATCGACGAAACATATTGCCTCGAACGTCATCGCGCAGACAGCGACAGAAGCGCCCAATGTCCAGGCTGCAGGCGCTCGCATGGCGGCTGCCGGCAGTGCGAAGATGAGCAATGATGAAACCGCAGAGGCCGACGACGATCGTCAGCCGTCGAGCGCCGCAGCTTTCGCAGCGATAACGCCGAAGTCGAACAATCCGCTGCTTGCGACCAAGCAAAGGCAACACGCGGCAGCCGAAGAAGTCGCCTCCATCGAGCCGGCATCTGCGCCCGCGGATGACAGTGATACGGACGAGGTCGACACCGTTACGACGGCCTCGACCCCGAAGACGGATACCAAGGTCGTCAAGACCCAGAAGGTTGAGAAAGCGGAAAAGACCGAGAAGGCCGAAAAGCCAGAGAAGGTTGCCAAGGCCAGCAAGGCTGAAGATGGTCCGACCGGCTGGGTCGTCCAGATCGGCATTTCCTCCAGCAAGGACGGCGCCAGCGATCTGCTCGACTCTGCCAAGAGCAAGGGCGGCAAGGCGTTGCATTCGGCCAAGCCTTATACGCTTGCCTTTGACGGCGGCTATCGTGCCCGCTTCGGCGGCTTCGAGGACCAGAATGCGGCTGTTAACGCCTGCAAGGCCCTCAAGAAGGCCGGCGTGAAGTGCTGGGCAAGCTTGGAATAGGAGCGCGGCCACGGTTTTCCATGCCGCGTCATCCAGAGATTTACCGGATCTTGCATGCAATGTCCGGTTCTTCCGGCCACAGATGTCTATGGGGTCGGCCCTGAGTTTGTAATGTGTTACGGGGATGTGAAAATGGCGATGAACGAGAACTTTCCAGGCTTCTCGCTCGATGGCGCGGGAAAGACGAAAGCGAAGAGCTTTGCTCTTCATCCGCTGCATGAGGCAGCGCTGCGGTTGGCCGACCTCGGCCTCAACCGTTCGCGTTCGCGCAACAAGACGAAAGACCTGATCACCATCCTGCTCTGCCACGGCGCCCGCGCCTGGCGTTATTCCCAGCCGGAAGCCCACATCCATCTGCACATCACCTCGCCGAACGGCCAAGCTCCGGTGTTGATGCGACTGCGCTGAGTGAAGAATAGTGGTGCGGCGGCGCTACCGACGATCGTCGCAATGCTAGCCCGGGTGGCTACAGCAACCCCAGTTCGGAAAGCTCCCGCCTCAAATCCGCCGGGAGTTCGGCAACGCCACCAAGGCTGTCGAGGTCGCGCGGCACATCCTCTTGCGGCAGATACCGCCAACCCTGGAATGCCCGACGCGGCTGGCCGGCGGTTTCGACGACGCTCGGGTCGAGGATGAGCCGGCAGCGCTGAATGCCATCGGCATCGGTGAAGGTCTCGATGCCGAGCAGTTTCTGCCGCGCCTGCACCTGACCTTTGATCACCCAATAAAGCGAGCCGCCGTCCAACAGCTCCTCCATGCGCTTCGGCACCATCCGGGTCGTATGGGTGGTGTGCGGCTCCAGACCCGCGGCAATGGCGCTCATCGCCCGTTCGGAAACCCATTCGCGCAGGTCTTCAAGTGAGTCGGCGCCCACGCATAGTTTGATGAGATGCAAAGCCATGGCACCGTTGAAATCCTTTTGCCCGGCAGCGTCAAGCTTTTCACTGCGACATCCACAAACTCGATATCATCCTGTCCATAGATGGAACGATTCTCGGAGATGTCGATGAGGTGCGCCGACAACTACTACCCCACCAGCGAATGGACGATGGCGAATGAGCCGGACGACCTTGGATGGTCTCGTGCCGGTTTGGCGAATGCTTATGAGTTTGCAGCCTCCATCGGGTCCTCAGCCATCATGATCGTGCAAAACGGATTGGTTGTTAGCACCTGGGGAACTGTCGCCGATGTCACTGGCATTGCCTCGATGCGCAAGAGCCTGCTGAGTGCGTTGATCGGTACGCATGAAGTCGAAGGGACGATCGATCTGAACGCGACCCTGGCTGATCTCGGCATCGATGATTGCGAGCCGGCGCTGACACTTGCGGAGAAGCAGGCGACCGTTGCAGACCTTCTGATGTCGAGATCGGGAATCTATCATGCCGCAGCCGACCAGAACCCGGCAATGTTGCCGCCTCGAGGAATTCACCGCCCCGGAGAGCAGTGGTTCTACAACAATTGGAGCTTCAACATTCTTGGCGTCATCCTTGAGCGTCTGACCGGCGTTCCGATCGCGGAGGATTTTTCGCGTCGTATCGCTCAGCCATTGCGGATGCAGGATTTTCAGCCGCAGCATTTCTACTTCAAGACGATTCCCCAATCCCTGCATCCTGCCTATAAGATTAGAATGTCAGCTCGCGATCTCGCCCGCGTCGGCCTCCTCTTTATGAATTCGGGACGATGGGACGGGGTGCAGCTCATTCCGGAGGAATGGGTTCGCCGAAGCGTCAAGCCCTATACGGATCTCGGGCGCGGTGCCGGTTTCGGTTATAGCTGGTGGACCGGGCGATACATATTGCGGTCGACGGCAACATTGGTGCACCGCCATCAGGAAGAGAAGCAGTTTTACTGGGCTTCAGGCTTGGGCCACCAATACATCATGGTCTTGCCGGACATAGGAACGGTCATGGTTCACAGGGTAACCGATTCCGATAACGGCCCACGCGGGGAGCAGATCGAGCAGCTGCAGGCCATGCTTCTCGCCAGCCGCACGATCGGCGTGCCTTTGACCACGCCGATCACCGAATGACCGTCAATCCCGGCGATCAGACGAGTCCGGCGAGTTCAGCATTCCACGACATTGACGGCAAGGCCGCCGGTCGAGGTTTCCTTGTATTTTTCGCTCATGTCATAGCCGGTCTGGCGCATAGTTTCGATGCAGGCGTCGAGGGGCACAAAATGCTGGCCGTCGCCTTTGATGGCCAGTGATGCTGCCGTCACTGCCTTGACGGCGCCAAGCGCGTTGCGCTCGATGCAGGGCACCTGCACCAGGCCGGCGACGGGGTCGCAGGTCATGCCGAGATGGTGTTCCAGCGCAATCTCAGCGGCGTTTTCGATCTGCTCCGGTGTCGCGCCCATGACGGCTGCAAGCCCCGCAGCCGCCATCGCAGCCGCCGAGCCCACCTCGCCCTGACAGCCGACTTCGGCGCCGGAGATCGAGGCATTGTGCTTGATGATGCCGCCAACAGCAGCCGCGGTCAGCAGATAGTTGCGGATGCCGTCCTGGTCCCAATCCTCGTGGAAATGCTGGTAATAGCGGATCGTCGCTGGAATGACGCCAGCCGCGCCATTGGTCGGCGCGGTGACCACACGCCCGCCTGCGGCATTTTCCTCATTGACGGCCATTGCGTAGACGCTCAGCCAATCATTGGCGAGCAGCGGATTGATGCGGTTGCTGCGCCATTCCTCTTGCAGCTTGTCGTGGATGGCGCGGGCCCGGCGGCGCACTTTCAGGCCGCCCGGCATGATGCCTTCCACCTTCAAACCGCGGTCGATGCAGCTATTCATCGCCGCCCAAATGCGATCGAGCCCGGCATCGAGCTCTTCGCTGCTCATGCGCGTCTCTTCGTTGGCACGCTTCATCTGCGCGATCGAGAGGCCGGAGCGTTCGGCCATCTCCAGCATCTGTTTGGCGGTCGCGAAGGGGAACGGAATTCGCTCGCCGGAAGAGGCTTTCTTCTTGTCGGCGCGCATCTGGTCGAGCTCGGTGTCGGTAACGACGAAGCCGCCGCCGACGGAATAATAGACGCGCTTGACGAGCAGGCGTTCATCCTTGTCGAAGGCGGAAAAGCTCATGCCGTTGGCGTGGCCCGGCAGCGGCACCTTCTTGTCGAAGATCAGATCGGTCTTCGGCTGGAATTGATAGGCAGGATGGCCGGGCGGTGTAATGCGCCCGCTGCGCTCCACCTCCTCGATAACGGCATCCATCCGGTCGGGATCGACCTGGTCCGGACGCTCGCCCATCAGGCCGAGAATCACCGCCCTGCCCGTGCCGTGACCGATGCCGGTATGGGCGAGCGAGCCGTGCAAGCTGACCTTGATCGAAGCGACATGCACATTGGAGGACGGCCGTGGCCACTCGTTCGATAGTACGAGGTCCAGGAAACGATTCGCGGCCGACATCGGACCCATCGTGTGTGAACTGGAGGGCCCCACGCCGATCTTGAAAACATCGAAAACTGAAAGAAACATGGACCTTTGGTGCCTCCTCGGCAAATCGCGCGATGCCAAGGCTACGCCATCAACGCAACCCTTTACGGCGATCGACCGACATCGGATTTCATGCCTGCGACATTACATATAGGCATGATGTCGCGCAAACATAAGGCCATTGCGCCCGAATGGCCGTGCGCTACAGTCGGCGGGCATATGGACCTGGAGAATCTGCCCTCATGACGACCGCCGACTATGTCGCCCTCGCCCTCTTCGTTCTCCTCTGGGCCGCGCACAACTGGATCATCAGTAGCGCCCACTTCTTCAACCGCACCAGCCTGACGCTGGCCATGAACGAGCGCCGGCGCGAATGGATCTACAACTCGCTTCGCCGCGACCTGAAGATGATCGACACGCAGATTCTGTCCGGCCTGCAGAACGGCACCAGTTTCTTCGCCTCGACGTCGATCTTCGCCATTGGTAGCTGCTTCGCCTTGCTCGGCGCCACCGACAAGGTCAACGCCTTCTTCTCCGACCTGCCCTTTATCATCAACGGCGGCCGCGGCGCCTTCGAGATCAAGGTCGCGGGTCTCGCCTGCCTATTCGGTTACGCCTTCTTCAAATTCGGCTGGGCCTATCGTCTCTTCAACTATTGCACCATCCTCTTTGGCTCCTTGCCGATGCGGGAGGATGCCGAACTCGACCCCTTGGGGGCGGAACGCGCCGCCGAACGTGTCATCCGCATGAATGTCATCGCCGCACGCAATTTCAATGCTGGGCTAAGAGCCATCTTTCTCTCAATCGGCTATCTCGGTTGGTTCCTGAGCCCTTACGTATTCATCGTCACGACGATGTTCATCATCATCGTTCTGGTCCGCCGGCAGTTTTTTTCCGATGCGCGTCTGGCCATCATGGATATCGATGTGCCATGACATCGCGGCGCCCGCTCCAGTGAGCCTCTATTCCTGTGAGACAGTACAGACGACTTGAATTCATGCCTGGAAGGACCCGCCGATGGCCGTTATAGCCGAAAGCACCGATGCGCCGCAGAAATCGCCCCGCATCGGCATTCTGGACACGGCCCGCGGCATCGCGCTTCTGGCGATGGCGAGCTATCATTTCACCTGGGATTTCGAGTTCTTCGGCTATCTCGAATCGGGCACGGCGGAGACGGGCTGGCTGAAAATCTATGCGCGCGCCATCGCAAGCACGTTCCTGTTTCTCGCTGGCTTCAGCCTCGTGCTGGCCAACACGCCCGAGATCCGCTGGCGCCCCTATTTCAAGCGCCTCGGCATGATTGTTGCCGCCGCTGCGGCGAT
It encodes the following:
- the pip gene encoding prolyl aminopeptidase — translated: MKTLYPEIEPFDQGMLDVGDAQSIRWMQSGNPDGIPVVVLHGGPGSGSSASTRRFFDPEHYRIIQFDQRGCGGSLPHASEPEADLSANTTWHLVGDIEQLRLFLGIECWLVYGNSWGCTLALVYAEVHPERVAALIVVGVTMTRQSEIDWLYNGLARFFPEEWERFRAALPESERGGDLVTAYRHLLRNPDPAVHVKAAKDWHDWESASILVDPRATLPGRWFDSRYLTARARIITHYFHHRGWLEEGQILRDIDRLAGIPCTMIQGRLDLEAPVVTAWELSRAWPAARLVIVPNSAHSPATLEMAAAIVEATNEFRTIVVAGKK
- a CDS encoding PilZ domain-containing protein; its protein translation is MHSFQPAQTMRPNQLAGNAPRRDQGTFQRVPINMQGRLMLANYEEFECLVTDMSPGDMYVACQGRPRTNERVVAYIDHLGRVEGHVVAVDGRGFSMSINATDRKREKLAAQLTWLANKHELGLPEDRRHDRLTPRTNLSELALEDGTRYVCRIMDLSLSGAAVDVEARPPIGTPVRLGNMRGRVVRHFMEGVAIEFLSVQSRETLREFL
- a CDS encoding DUF1489 family protein produces the protein MALHLIKLCVGADSLEDLREWVSERAMSAIAAGLEPHTTHTTRMVPKRMEELLDGGSLYWVIKGQVQARQKLLGIETFTDADGIQRCRLILDPSVVETAGQPRRAFQGWRYLPQEDVPRDLDSLGGVAELPADLRRELSELGLL
- a CDS encoding DUF599 domain-containing protein, whose product is MTTADYVALALFVLLWAAHNWIISSAHFFNRTSLTLAMNERRREWIYNSLRRDLKMIDTQILSGLQNGTSFFASTSIFAIGSCFALLGATDKVNAFFSDLPFIINGGRGAFEIKVAGLACLFGYAFFKFGWAYRLFNYCTILFGSLPMREDAELDPLGAERAAERVIRMNVIAARNFNAGLRAIFLSIGYLGWFLSPYVFIVTTMFIIIVLVRRQFFSDARLAIMDIDVP
- a CDS encoding serine hydrolase; the protein is MQAESEVVSRSIFSVSSSHSGKLLARVLFGLAITTATATVTVDASNAAGGPKYAGIVIDANTGNVLYSENADTLHYPASLTKMMTLYLTFEALEAGRITLDTPVVFSQHAASQAPTKLGIGTGRSVTVREAILGIVTKSANDAAMALGEMLGGSEDNFARMMNNKAHALGMTRTTYRNPNGLPNTAQMTTARDQARLGVALREHFPAYYGFFSQTSFRLGNRVIPGHNHLLGAIRGVDGIKTGYTRAAGYNLATSVKVDGRSIVGVVLGGASTPARDNQMRKLIAAYLPQASTKHIASNVIAQTATEAPNVQAAGARMAAAGSAKMSNDETAEADDDRQPSSAAAFAAITPKSNNPLLATKQRQHAAAEEVASIEPASAPADDSDTDEVDTVTTASTPKTDTKVVKTQKVEKAEKTEKAEKPEKVAKASKAEDGPTGWVVQIGISSSKDGASDLLDSAKSKGGKALHSAKPYTLAFDGGYRARFGGFEDQNAAVNACKALKKAGVKCWASLE
- a CDS encoding L-serine ammonia-lyase — translated: MFLSVFDVFKIGVGPSSSHTMGPMSAANRFLDLVLSNEWPRPSSNVHVASIKVSLHGSLAHTGIGHGTGRAVILGLMGERPDQVDPDRMDAVIEEVERSGRITPPGHPAYQFQPKTDLIFDKKVPLPGHANGMSFSAFDKDERLLVKRVYYSVGGGFVVTDTELDQMRADKKKASSGERIPFPFATAKQMLEMAERSGLSIAQMKRANEETRMSSEELDAGLDRIWAAMNSCIDRGLKVEGIMPGGLKVRRRARAIHDKLQEEWRSNRINPLLANDWLSVYAMAVNEENAAGGRVVTAPTNGAAGVIPATIRYYQHFHEDWDQDGIRNYLLTAAAVGGIIKHNASISGAEVGCQGEVGSAAAMAAAGLAAVMGATPEQIENAAEIALEHHLGMTCDPVAGLVQVPCIERNALGAVKAVTAASLAIKGDGQHFVPLDACIETMRQTGYDMSEKYKETSTGGLAVNVVEC
- a CDS encoding serine hydrolase domain-containing protein yields the protein MRCADNYYPTSEWTMANEPDDLGWSRAGLANAYEFAASIGSSAIMIVQNGLVVSTWGTVADVTGIASMRKSLLSALIGTHEVEGTIDLNATLADLGIDDCEPALTLAEKQATVADLLMSRSGIYHAAADQNPAMLPPRGIHRPGEQWFYNNWSFNILGVILERLTGVPIAEDFSRRIAQPLRMQDFQPQHFYFKTIPQSLHPAYKIRMSARDLARVGLLFMNSGRWDGVQLIPEEWVRRSVKPYTDLGRGAGFGYSWWTGRYILRSTATLVHRHQEEKQFYWASGLGHQYIMVLPDIGTVMVHRVTDSDNGPRGEQIEQLQAMLLASRTIGVPLTTPITE
- a CDS encoding transglutaminase-like cysteine peptidase — its product is MSFQFLLRGYAAMALFTFGCLGFAHATPATMTLTGDAAPPIGHYEFCKENPKECAYAGGDAGPAILTEDRWKTILKINYTINTTIKPMTDMELYGVEEKWAIATTAGDCEDYALRKRKELIDAGFSVSDLLMTVVLQPNGEGHAVLTVRTDRGDFILDNMRNKVKLWSDTEYTFLKRQSADDPARWVKIQDGRAVAVGSLR